One segment of Paenibacillus sp. FSL R7-0337 DNA contains the following:
- a CDS encoding cold shock domain-containing protein: MEGKVKWFNAEKGYGFIETADGGDVFVHFSAIQTDGFKTLDEGQSVEFDIVEGARGPQAANVIKL; the protein is encoded by the coding sequence ATGGAAGGTAAAGTTAAATGGTTTAACGCAGAAAAAGGTTATGGTTTCATCGAAACTGCCGATGGTGGCGACGTATTCGTACACTTCTCCGCGATTCAAACTGACGGTTTCAAGACTTTGGATGAAGGCCAATCCGTAGAGTTCGATATCGTTGAAGGCGCACGCGGACCACAAGCAGCTAACGTCATCAAATTATAA
- a CDS encoding flagellar protein FliT → MDELTNELDKLTETLSTHLHDATYEELEAFVERRQKLVELIKQEVEECQPTSAQKDAIRRILEQDPAIMARMNAHRLEAQDFLQKRGQAKIQRSAYEAAYTPDSFLMDRKK, encoded by the coding sequence ATGGATGAGTTAACTAATGAGCTTGATAAGTTAACCGAAACTCTTTCAACTCATTTGCACGACGCCACCTACGAAGAACTCGAAGCCTTCGTAGAACGACGCCAGAAACTTGTCGAACTGATAAAGCAAGAGGTCGAAGAATGTCAGCCAACTTCTGCACAAAAGGATGCAATACGTCGAATTTTAGAGCAAGACCCGGCCATCATGGCCCGGATGAACGCCCACCGATTGGAAGCCCAAGACTTCCTCCAGAAACGCGGACAAGCCAAAATCCAACGCAGCGCCTATGAGGCGGCATACACCCCGGACAGCTTCCTGATGGACCGCAAAAAATAA
- the fliS gene encoding flagellar export chaperone FliS has protein sequence MLNSPYDKYRQSSVQTSTPAQLVIMLYDGAIRFIRAGLDGIKKNDYEKTNTNLGKAQTIVSELMSTLDHSYEVSGGLYSLYEYTSFLLIEANIRKDAEKAEEAVGYLTELRETWLQASKLIAGQGQTPMSPEGAHG, from the coding sequence TTGCTTAATTCTCCTTACGATAAATACCGCCAGTCCTCTGTACAGACATCTACACCTGCCCAATTAGTAATTATGCTGTACGACGGTGCAATTCGGTTCATCCGTGCTGGACTTGATGGAATCAAGAAGAATGATTATGAGAAAACAAATACCAATCTTGGAAAAGCGCAGACGATTGTAAGTGAGTTGATGAGTACACTTGATCATAGTTACGAGGTATCTGGAGGACTTTACTCACTCTACGAATATACTAGTTTCTTGCTTATAGAGGCAAATATTCGCAAAGATGCTGAAAAGGCTGAGGAAGCAGTTGGATATTTGACTGAACTACGGGAAACTTGGTTACAAGCTTCCAAATTAATAGCAGGGCAGGGACAGACACCAATGTCACCCGAAGGCGCTCATGGATGA
- a CDS encoding S-layer homology domain-containing protein, whose protein sequence is MKKMWRGLTAGVLGISMLIGSLGSVSAAPAPKDIQGHWAQKQLQSWLDKGYLGGYPDGTVKPNKAITRGEYVALINRLFGFTESATLSFTDVKKSNWVYSEVAKAVKAGYIGGYENNTFRANNPLTRQEAAVIAAKLLKLSTSSTPLKFKDNAQIAAWAKVAVASAAEKKIINGYPDGTFGPKKSLTRAEAVGIISNSVAHKPATGGVMPTPAPTATPAPSATPVPTTSPTATPVPGGSGGGGTGGGGGGGNVTLPSVSNVTYGHVGSVTADVYVTPSVTGAVYYVVAPYSVNVTAPSAAQVKDGMINATTAGIHSGKIAASGNAPVAFSVYGLNANTDYTVYVTLTDASGNWSGVTPLQLKTAAGSAWSVAQVGITNVTTTTADVYAAYGQTGTLVTPLKYVVVNAADADPTALQISQGKNSAGVTLTAPWTGTLTGSPVVKHNINLTGLTANTAYKVFFITDSNGSLSPVELLRIHTK, encoded by the coding sequence ATGAAGAAAATGTGGCGTGGCCTTACGGCCGGAGTACTCGGTATTTCAATGCTGATCGGTTCTTTGGGAAGTGTGTCGGCAGCGCCGGCCCCCAAGGATATTCAAGGACACTGGGCGCAGAAACAACTGCAGAGCTGGCTGGATAAAGGTTACCTGGGCGGTTATCCTGATGGAACGGTTAAGCCGAATAAGGCAATTACCCGTGGTGAATATGTGGCACTGATTAATCGTCTGTTCGGGTTCACCGAATCGGCTACCCTTAGCTTCACCGATGTGAAGAAATCCAACTGGGTCTACAGCGAAGTAGCCAAGGCAGTGAAGGCTGGCTACATTGGCGGGTATGAGAATAATACCTTCCGGGCCAATAATCCGCTTACCCGGCAGGAAGCAGCAGTTATTGCTGCCAAGCTGCTTAAGCTGAGTACAAGCTCTACTCCGCTTAAGTTCAAGGATAATGCTCAGATCGCAGCTTGGGCCAAGGTGGCAGTAGCCTCAGCGGCGGAGAAGAAGATCATCAACGGTTATCCTGACGGCACCTTCGGTCCGAAGAAATCCCTTACCCGTGCCGAAGCGGTTGGAATTATAAGCAACTCGGTTGCGCATAAGCCGGCTACGGGCGGAGTAATGCCTACACCAGCACCAACAGCAACGCCGGCTCCATCTGCAACACCTGTACCAACTACCAGCCCAACGGCTACTCCGGTACCCGGTGGTAGTGGTGGTGGCGGCACTGGCGGAGGCGGCGGAGGCGGTAACGTGACCTTGCCATCTGTAAGCAACGTGACTTACGGTCATGTAGGTTCTGTTACCGCTGATGTATATGTTACACCTTCTGTTACAGGAGCTGTGTATTATGTAGTTGCTCCTTACAGCGTGAACGTAACCGCACCTAGTGCAGCACAAGTGAAAGATGGAATGATTAATGCTACAACAGCAGGCATTCATTCCGGTAAAATCGCTGCATCCGGCAATGCTCCTGTTGCTTTCTCTGTGTATGGTCTGAATGCAAATACGGATTATACCGTATACGTTACCCTGACTGACGCTTCTGGTAACTGGTCCGGCGTAACTCCGCTCCAATTGAAAACAGCAGCAGGCAGCGCATGGTCGGTTGCTCAAGTTGGAATCACCAATGTAACAACGACGACTGCGGATGTATATGCTGCTTACGGGCAGACGGGTACACTGGTAACCCCTCTGAAATATGTGGTGGTTAATGCAGCAGATGCTGATCCAACCGCATTACAGATTTCCCAAGGGAAGAACAGTGCAGGTGTTACATTAACAGCACCTTGGACTGGAACTCTTACAGGTAGTCCAGTTGTGAAACACAACATTAACCTGACTGGACTTACTGCCAATACAGCGTATAAAGTCTTCTTTATCACTGACTCTAATGGCAGCCTGTCACCTGTAGAGCTTTTGCGGATTCACACTAAATAA
- the secA gene encoding preprotein translocase subunit SecA — translation MLGLVKKIFGDTNERDVKRLMKTVEVINGLEPDFVSLTDEELQAKTAEFRARIEKGETLEAILPEAFATVREASKRTLGMRHFDVQLVGGMALHEGRISEMKTGEGKTLVGTLPVYLNALLSKGVHVVTVNDYLAQRDSAQMGQIYNFLGMSVGVNLNGMDHNDKQAAYACDITYGTNNEFGFDYLRDNMVLYKEQMVQRPLYFCIIDEVDSILVDEARTPLIISGQAEKSTELYYAADRFVKKLVAEEDYTVDIKVKSVALTEKGVATAERAFGIENLYDHSHVTLNHHIVQALKANAIMRRDVDYVVNEDEVMIVDEFTGRLMQGRRYSDGLHQAIEAKEEIEVQNESMTLATITFQNYFRMYRKLGGMTGTAKTEEEEFKKIYGLEVLQVPTNKPNQRIDMPDVVYKSENGKFNAVVAEIVERHKKNQPVLVGTVSIENSERVSEMLKRKGVRHQVLNAKHHAAEAEIISYAGQPGTVTIATNMAGRGTDIVLGEGVTDVGGLHIIGTERHESRRIDNQLRGRAGRQGDPGSTQFYLSLGDELMKRFGADNVLNMMDRLGFEEDQPIESRMITKAVESAQKRVEGNNFDIRKVVLQYDDVMNQQREIIYKQRREILESDNIKDIVVEMIKPVIDRIVNAHCSDDIPENWELQEVADYVNSKLLEEDELTRDDLWGKEVEEIIEFIFARVLEKYAAREERLGSELVREFEKVIVLRSVDSKWMDHIDAMDQLRQGIHLRAYGGTDPLREYQFEGFEMFNAMTANIQEEVATYIMKAHIETNQERQSVVEEDKISTNAEPAENRPVHVESTVGRNDPCPCGSGKKYKNCHGQA, via the coding sequence ATGCTAGGACTTGTTAAGAAAATATTTGGCGACACTAATGAACGGGATGTCAAACGTCTCATGAAGACGGTCGAAGTTATTAATGGTCTGGAGCCGGATTTCGTATCGCTTACGGATGAAGAGCTGCAGGCAAAGACAGCGGAATTCCGCGCCCGTATTGAGAAAGGTGAGACCCTGGAAGCGATTCTTCCCGAGGCTTTTGCTACCGTACGCGAAGCTTCCAAACGGACGCTGGGCATGCGGCATTTTGACGTTCAGCTGGTTGGGGGTATGGCGCTGCATGAAGGCCGGATCTCCGAGATGAAGACCGGGGAAGGCAAGACGCTGGTTGGGACTCTGCCGGTGTATTTGAATGCGCTGCTGAGTAAAGGCGTGCATGTCGTAACCGTAAATGATTATCTGGCTCAGCGCGACAGTGCGCAAATGGGACAAATCTATAACTTTCTGGGCATGAGCGTTGGGGTCAACCTGAACGGCATGGACCATAATGATAAGCAAGCGGCATATGCCTGCGATATTACGTACGGAACGAATAATGAATTCGGGTTCGACTATTTGCGCGACAACATGGTGCTCTATAAGGAACAGATGGTCCAGCGCCCGCTCTACTTCTGTATTATTGACGAAGTCGATTCCATCCTTGTTGATGAAGCGCGGACACCTCTCATTATCTCTGGCCAAGCTGAGAAATCGACGGAGCTGTATTACGCAGCAGACCGTTTTGTGAAGAAGCTGGTTGCTGAAGAGGATTACACCGTGGATATCAAGGTGAAGTCCGTTGCCCTCACCGAGAAGGGCGTGGCTACGGCTGAGCGTGCTTTTGGGATAGAGAATCTGTATGACCACAGCCATGTTACCTTGAACCATCATATTGTACAGGCCTTGAAGGCGAACGCTATTATGCGCCGGGATGTCGATTATGTGGTTAATGAAGACGAGGTTATGATCGTCGATGAGTTTACAGGGCGTCTGATGCAGGGCCGCCGTTACAGCGACGGGCTGCACCAGGCGATTGAAGCCAAGGAAGAGATTGAAGTTCAGAATGAGAGCATGACGCTGGCTACTATCACCTTCCAGAACTACTTCCGGATGTACCGCAAGCTGGGCGGCATGACGGGTACGGCGAAGACGGAGGAAGAGGAGTTCAAGAAGATCTATGGTCTTGAGGTTCTTCAGGTTCCTACGAATAAGCCGAATCAACGAATCGACATGCCTGATGTAGTCTACAAAAGCGAGAACGGCAAGTTCAATGCAGTCGTTGCTGAAATTGTAGAACGCCACAAGAAGAATCAGCCGGTACTGGTAGGTACGGTATCAATTGAGAACTCTGAACGCGTATCGGAAATGCTGAAGCGTAAGGGTGTCAGACATCAGGTACTGAATGCGAAGCACCATGCGGCTGAAGCCGAAATCATCTCTTATGCCGGTCAGCCGGGAACAGTAACGATTGCCACGAACATGGCTGGACGCGGTACGGATATCGTACTGGGCGAAGGGGTAACCGATGTGGGCGGTCTGCATATTATTGGTACAGAGCGCCATGAATCGCGCCGGATTGACAACCAGCTTCGCGGCCGTGCCGGACGCCAGGGCGATCCGGGTTCAACACAGTTCTACCTGTCCCTTGGGGATGAGCTGATGAAGCGCTTCGGTGCGGACAACGTGCTGAACATGATGGACCGTCTGGGATTCGAGGAAGATCAGCCGATTGAGAGCCGTATGATTACCAAGGCTGTTGAATCTGCGCAGAAGCGGGTAGAAGGCAATAACTTCGACATCCGCAAAGTCGTATTGCAATACGATGACGTCATGAACCAGCAGCGTGAGATTATCTACAAGCAGCGCCGTGAAATTCTGGAGTCGGACAATATCAAAGACATCGTAGTGGAAATGATCAAGCCGGTTATCGACCGTATTGTGAATGCCCATTGTAGTGACGATATCCCGGAGAACTGGGAGCTGCAAGAGGTCGCGGATTATGTGAACAGCAAGCTTCTTGAAGAAGATGAGCTGACACGCGATGATCTGTGGGGCAAAGAAGTGGAAGAAATCATCGAATTCATCTTCGCCCGTGTCCTTGAGAAATACGCTGCCCGTGAAGAGCGACTTGGCTCGGAGCTGGTACGTGAATTCGAGAAGGTTATTGTGCTTCGCTCCGTAGACAGCAAATGGATGGATCATATCGATGCTATGGATCAGCTTCGTCAGGGGATTCACCTCCGTGCTTACGGCGGTACCGATCCGCTGCGCGAATATCAATTCGAGGGCTTCGAGATGTTCAACGCCATGACAGCGAACATTCAGGAGGAAGTGGCGACCTACATTATGAAGGCGCACATTGAGACGAATCAGGAGCGGCAATCGGTAGTGGAGGAAGACAAGATTTCCACCAACGCAGAGCCTGCTGAGAACCGTCCGGTGCATGTGGAATCCACTGTCGGCCGTAACGATCCATGCCCATGCGGCAGCGGCAAGAAATATAAGAACTGCCACGGCCAGGCGTAA
- the fliD gene encoding flagellar filament capping protein FliD: protein MVTRVNGFSGMDIDSMVKSMMAAKRVPYDKLVQDKQLLEWKRDSYREINSKLYQFKSAKLTDKYGFNSALNANKAVITGNTDALRAEATAEANGTEMKVSIERLATRATVETVGVGSGKSSKITLAELLNPEVGKLPPNDQEPLLNEEFSITINGEGFKDSNGKSLFTGKTSIATVVSTINANAKANVTASFDEVTGKLLISSKTSGSEGQVNLGTAGTNPLLNLFGGEVAPPARLTAIETKSGGQNITASTKLSELTGGSASSNYSLTIEGETFTFDQNLSISDIVSLINNGDTDSGISAAVKFSAKFDSAQGKLVFTSKVGTGDGKIQFGAAGNTLIERFNGAQQLYTPGVDAQVTINGTELSKSSNSFTINGISLTLLATTAGKTTTINTQTDSSTAIETIKGFIEDYNSMIELLNKKTSEVKYRDFAPLTEEQKKDMKEADIKTWTEKAQSGLLKNDDILRSTVSSMRMLITGKLGELSSIGITTGQYYENGKLYLNESKLKTAIAENPQKIIDLLQGPTSDAGSGLFDKLVKISETALERFSEKAGTDRYSASVTGSYKAENVIGRTLKGYNSRLDTMQKNLVTAENRYYKQFTAMETAMSKLQSQSSSLLSSLGLSSK from the coding sequence TTGGTTACTAGAGTAAATGGATTCTCAGGTATGGATATTGATAGTATGGTCAAGAGTATGATGGCTGCTAAGCGTGTTCCTTATGATAAGCTTGTCCAAGATAAGCAATTACTTGAGTGGAAAAGAGATAGCTATCGGGAAATTAACAGTAAACTTTACCAATTTAAAAGCGCTAAGCTCACAGATAAATATGGGTTTAATAGTGCTTTGAATGCTAATAAAGCAGTTATCACTGGTAATACAGATGCGCTCAGAGCTGAGGCTACAGCTGAAGCTAATGGAACGGAAATGAAAGTCAGTATTGAAAGGTTGGCTACGCGGGCAACTGTAGAAACAGTTGGTGTAGGATCTGGAAAGTCAAGTAAAATAACACTTGCAGAACTTCTCAATCCGGAAGTGGGGAAACTTCCTCCTAATGATCAGGAACCGTTACTTAATGAAGAGTTTTCCATAACGATTAACGGAGAAGGCTTCAAAGATAGCAACGGGAAATCCCTGTTTACTGGAAAAACAAGTATTGCAACGGTGGTATCGACTATTAATGCTAATGCAAAAGCTAATGTCACAGCAAGCTTTGATGAGGTTACTGGTAAACTGCTTATTAGCTCCAAAACTTCCGGATCTGAAGGACAAGTAAACCTTGGAACAGCGGGTACGAATCCGTTACTCAATTTATTTGGGGGAGAAGTTGCACCTCCTGCCAGATTAACAGCAATAGAAACTAAAAGTGGCGGTCAAAATATAACTGCCAGTACTAAGCTAAGCGAACTTACAGGCGGAAGTGCTAGTTCTAATTATTCTTTGACTATAGAAGGTGAAACATTTACTTTTGATCAGAATCTCTCAATTAGTGATATCGTGTCTTTGATAAACAATGGAGATACTGATTCAGGTATAAGTGCTGCTGTGAAATTTTCTGCTAAATTCGATTCTGCTCAAGGGAAATTAGTGTTCACCTCAAAAGTTGGAACAGGGGATGGGAAAATCCAATTTGGCGCAGCTGGGAATACATTGATTGAGCGTTTTAACGGGGCACAGCAATTGTATACACCAGGTGTTGATGCCCAAGTTACAATTAATGGGACGGAATTGAGTAAGAGTAGTAATAGTTTTACAATTAACGGAATTTCACTCACTTTATTAGCTACTACTGCTGGTAAAACAACGACTATTAATACTCAGACTGATTCTTCTACAGCAATTGAAACCATTAAAGGATTTATAGAAGATTATAACAGTATGATTGAACTTTTGAATAAAAAAACAAGTGAAGTGAAATATCGTGATTTTGCGCCTTTAACTGAAGAGCAGAAGAAGGATATGAAAGAGGCAGATATCAAGACTTGGACAGAGAAAGCGCAAAGCGGACTTTTGAAAAATGATGACATTTTAAGATCTACGGTCTCTTCAATGAGAATGCTCATAACTGGGAAATTAGGGGAGCTCAGTTCTATTGGTATTACGACTGGGCAATATTATGAGAACGGTAAGCTGTACCTAAATGAATCTAAATTGAAAACAGCTATCGCTGAGAATCCACAGAAGATCATTGATTTACTTCAAGGACCTACTAGTGATGCTGGAAGTGGATTGTTCGACAAACTGGTGAAAATATCAGAGACTGCACTTGAAAGATTCTCTGAGAAAGCGGGAACTGATCGGTACTCTGCTAGTGTTACAGGATCGTACAAGGCGGAGAATGTAATTGGTAGAACTTTAAAAGGATATAATAGCCGTCTTGATACTATGCAGAAAAATCTAGTTACTGCAGAAAATCGTTACTACAAACAATTCACAGCAATGGAAACAGCTATGAGTAAGCTGCAATCCCAATCCTCCAGTCTGCTGTCCAGCTTAGGATTATCATCAAAATAG
- the raiA gene encoding ribosome-associated translation inhibitor RaiA gives MKFSIRGQQIEVTDALRDYVDKKLSRLEKYFEAPPTSEGYVTLGVVRGLHTVEVTIPLAGVTLRAEDRSDDMYASIDAVVDKLERQIRKHKTKLNRKFRQEGSLKTLFVEGSGSAVAVEEQEQDYDDLEVVRNKRFTLKPMDVEEAILQMNMIGHTFFVFSNIDTSEVSVVYKRDDGKYGLIEQN, from the coding sequence ATGAAATTCAGCATTCGAGGTCAACAAATTGAAGTGACCGACGCTTTGAGAGACTATGTTGATAAGAAGCTCAGCAGACTTGAGAAGTATTTCGAAGCACCCCCTACCTCTGAAGGATATGTGACGCTTGGCGTCGTTCGCGGCCTTCATACGGTGGAAGTGACAATTCCTCTAGCTGGTGTGACGCTTCGTGCGGAAGACCGCAGCGATGATATGTATGCATCCATCGATGCCGTAGTGGACAAGCTGGAACGTCAGATCCGCAAGCACAAGACTAAGCTTAATCGCAAGTTCCGCCAGGAAGGCAGCCTGAAGACCTTGTTCGTTGAAGGTTCGGGCAGCGCCGTAGCTGTTGAAGAGCAGGAACAGGATTATGATGATCTTGAGGTTGTGCGGAACAAACGGTTCACCTTGAAGCCTATGGATGTGGAAGAAGCGATTCTGCAAATGAACATGATTGGACATACGTTCTTCGTGTTCTCCAACATTGACACTTCCGAAGTTAGCGTGGTTTACAAACGCGATGACGGCAAGTACGGTCTGATCGAGCAGAACTAA
- a CDS encoding flagellar protein FlaG, with translation MNVQFSLSASTVVKGQSKPEGAVASIVAAPANNEVAPISSIKDVKDLDLRERQGANITMAEEQLIKTIERAVKSLQGPQTTLEISIHEKTHDIMVKVLNKDTGELIREVPPEKTLDLVAKMMEIAGILVDEKI, from the coding sequence ATGAATGTACAGTTCTCTCTTTCCGCCAGTACGGTTGTTAAAGGTCAAAGTAAGCCTGAAGGAGCGGTTGCATCAATTGTTGCAGCCCCCGCGAACAACGAAGTAGCACCTATATCGTCGATAAAGGATGTTAAAGACCTGGATCTCAGAGAGAGACAGGGTGCAAACATTACTATGGCAGAAGAACAACTAATTAAGACGATTGAACGGGCAGTTAAATCTTTGCAGGGCCCTCAAACAACTTTAGAAATCAGCATCCATGAGAAAACACATGATATTATGGTCAAGGTATTAAATAAGGATACTGGGGAACTTATCCGTGAGGTGCCACCAGAGAAGACACTTGATCTTGTAGCTAAAATGATGGAAATAGCCGGAATATTAGTTGATGAGAAAATTTAG